From one Butyricimonas faecihominis genomic stretch:
- a CDS encoding CapA family protein encodes MIFLGDIACPEEKIQSFVDCVNRINVFDNEIVIFNLEANILEPQEIERTLTLFNSPQIVQAFSKARKVIVSLANNHMYDYPALIQRTKHYLEQNNIGVFGICENDGLILPYEYEDRGRHYAFFGHCWRLYTRTNSNQENNTCVVDKPYDEFIEVVKNYILLKPLTKVYCFMHWNYDLEKWIMPMHRNISRDLIDLGVAGVVGCHSHCPQGAEFYKGKPIAYGLGNFYLPSNCYFNGKLVFPSFSKETYALKVNDDENRILWFNTDKNDEIVSFVQEESMRGPKISELSLFKTMSTEQYISFFKKHRSKKFLVPVYVEYSGVKYQIQERWAIFRVRVLRFILSILKR; translated from the coding sequence ATGATATTTTTAGGCGATATCGCTTGTCCCGAAGAGAAAATACAATCGTTTGTTGATTGTGTTAATAGAATAAACGTGTTTGATAATGAGATTGTTATTTTTAATCTTGAGGCTAATATTTTGGAACCCCAAGAGATCGAACGTACTCTTACTCTTTTTAATTCACCACAAATTGTTCAAGCCTTTAGTAAAGCCCGGAAAGTAATCGTATCATTGGCAAATAATCACATGTATGATTATCCTGCGTTAATTCAGCGTACAAAACATTATTTGGAACAAAATAACATTGGTGTTTTTGGAATATGCGAAAATGATGGCTTAATTCTTCCATATGAATATGAAGATCGAGGTCGACATTATGCATTTTTTGGTCATTGTTGGAGGCTATATACAAGAACGAATTCAAATCAGGAGAATAATACCTGTGTGGTTGATAAGCCATATGATGAGTTTATAGAAGTCGTTAAAAACTATATTTTACTCAAGCCTTTAACTAAAGTGTATTGTTTTATGCATTGGAATTATGACCTTGAAAAGTGGATTATGCCGATGCATCGGAATATTTCAAGAGATTTGATTGATCTAGGAGTTGCAGGTGTAGTTGGTTGTCATTCTCATTGTCCGCAAGGTGCTGAGTTTTATAAGGGGAAACCGATTGCGTATGGATTAGGAAATTTTTATTTGCCATCTAATTGTTACTTTAATGGTAAACTTGTATTTCCTAGTTTTTCAAAAGAGACTTATGCTTTAAAAGTTAATGATGACGAAAATCGTATCTTATGGTTTAATACTGACAAAAATGATGAAATCGTTTCTTTCGTTCAAGAGGAAAGTATGAGAGGACCTAAAATAAGCGAATTGTCTTTATTTAAAACGATGTCAACAGAGCAGTATATTAGTTTTTTTAAAAAACATAGGAGTAAAAAGTTTTTAGTGCCTGTATATGTAGAATATTCAGGAGTTAAATACCAAATTCAGGAAAGATGGGCAATTTTTAGGGTACGAGTGTTACGTTTTATTTTAAGTATATTGAAAAGATGA
- a CDS encoding glycosyltransferase family 4 protein, which yields MNVLFLALSFSTPFHKSFYEDLLRVFQKNGNHIYVACAKEKRNSEEIGISDSRGITVLRISTGNITGNIGIFEKGISTLTIDLKFKKAIKKYYGDIKFDLILYPTPPITLVNTIKFVKKKTKAKTYLLLKDIFPQNAVDLGMMGTKGVKGLIYRHFRNKEKKLYRISDFIGCMSPANVNYVLSHNREISLDKIEVCPNCLAIPSKIPEFKKINSKIKHRYGIPEGALLFLYGGNLGRPQGIDFLMRCLEKEKDNKKVFFLIIGQGSEYNKLKTFIKTQNLFNAKLLAYMPKEEYQDIADQSDVGMIFLDHRFTIPNYPSRLLNYLASGIPVLLATDSNTDIGIIAKNNGFGFCCNSNDIEGFAIIVDNFIHADREAMGRKGWTFLKENYSVENGYRIIMNHFKS from the coding sequence ATGAATGTATTATTTTTAGCATTGTCATTTAGTACGCCTTTCCATAAAAGTTTTTATGAGGATTTGTTACGTGTTTTTCAAAAAAACGGAAATCATATATATGTTGCTTGTGCAAAAGAAAAACGGAATTCAGAGGAGATAGGTATTTCTGATTCTAGAGGGATTACGGTTTTGCGAATATCTACAGGAAATATTACGGGCAATATAGGGATTTTTGAGAAAGGGATATCAACATTAACAATTGATCTAAAATTTAAAAAAGCTATAAAGAAATATTATGGTGATATTAAATTTGATCTTATTTTATATCCGACTCCTCCTATAACTTTGGTTAATACGATTAAGTTTGTTAAAAAGAAAACTAAGGCTAAAACTTATCTTTTATTGAAAGACATTTTCCCTCAAAATGCTGTGGATTTGGGTATGATGGGAACAAAAGGAGTAAAGGGATTGATATATAGGCATTTCCGGAATAAAGAAAAGAAATTATACAGGATATCAGATTTCATTGGTTGTATGTCTCCTGCAAATGTTAATTATGTTTTAAGCCATAATAGAGAAATATCGCTAGATAAAATTGAAGTTTGTCCCAATTGTTTAGCAATTCCTTCGAAAATACCAGAATTTAAAAAAATTAATTCAAAGATAAAACATCGATACGGCATTCCTGAAGGAGCGCTTCTCTTTTTATATGGAGGAAATCTTGGAAGACCTCAAGGCATTGATTTTTTGATGCGTTGTTTGGAAAAAGAGAAGGACAATAAAAAAGTATTTTTCCTTATAATTGGACAGGGTTCTGAATATAATAAGTTAAAAACTTTTATTAAAACACAAAATTTATTCAATGCAAAGTTGTTAGCTTATATGCCTAAAGAAGAATATCAAGATATTGCTGACCAAAGTGATGTTGGCATGATATTCCTCGATCATCGTTTTACAATTCCGAATTATCCTTCGAGACTATTGAATTATTTAGCTTCAGGAATACCTGTTTTACTTGCAACAGATTCAAATACAGATATTGGTATAATTGCTAAAAATAATGGTTTCGGATTTTGTTGCAATAGTAATGATATTGAGGGATTTGCCATTATTGTAGATAATTTTATTCATGCTGATAGGGAAGCGATGGGACGTAAGGGGTGGACGTTTCTAAAAGAAAATTATTCTGTGGAAAATGGCTACCGTATTATTATGAATCATTTTAAAAGTTAA